CTGACTCGGCAACCCGCTTACCCAGATTCCACTCCCCAAAACTGAAagaaaagttttgttttaagcaaaaaaaactagaccttttttttattatgctTACTTTTTTAGTGAAAGTTTATAgtaactatttaatggaagaagTCATCTAATACTTCAGAGAAATCTTTAGAATCGTTATCCTCTTTTTTACAGTGCAACAGTCAAATCCGATGCAATGGCCAATTGTTGGCCAACCAAACGTACGgcaaaataaaggaaaaatgaAACTGGAAATGCTGTGCGGCATCTTCCGCAGCTTCTTTTCGATAAGGGGCAGTGAGGGGGATCGGTGAACCGGGGTGGACAACAGGGGGGGAAGACAGTCACGCGCACTCTCACTGGCTTACTGGCTCACTGGCTGTTTGCCAAAGCGGTAGGTTGCATAATCCCCGTTTGTTTACATCTCAGGCTGCGAGCTCCGCAAATAGctgcaaatatttttgtgtggCAAAAATGCGGTTGCGCCAGTTGGGAAGAAGGCTTCAAATTCGACGAGCACTCGAATGCACTTCTTCAAAAGCCGTCGACTGGCCATCAGTCAAACCCGCAGACAATTAGCATTTGCATGAGCTGCCGAACTTTCAAAAAAGAACTGGCGCacattgaaaaaaatgtatccaAAAAGGTACACAACGAaccctattttttttgtgtattaaaATATCCTGTTCAAATTTGCTTCTTTTTTTCTGTGCAAAAATGTGGCAAGCGTAGAACCTTGGAGGCAAGACAAGACTCATGCATATTTGATGACTGCAGGCGGTCTTTTCAGCGGGGCACGACTTAACTGCCTTGTCATGCGTGATTTGGCAATCGTTATTAGCGCCGAGGGAGATCGTGGGCGTGCCAGGGCAACTTTCAAATGCGTTTAGCGCTGATTACTTACGTTCGGGCCAATTGAATGGAAATGTCGAGCAGCAGCTCGCCCACGGTGGCCAGTTCCTCTGGCTTCCAGTCCGACTTTGGCTGGGCCACATCTATGAAAACACGAAAAGTACAATTAATTGTTAAGTATCCCCTTTATAAAAGTAAACTTGTAAGCtttcaataaatttattaaaatattgagATGAGATATAAGGAgttgaaaatataattttcaaaataagaAGCAAGTTTACGTGATTATCTAAATGTCAACAAAATGTCAAGTTCCAGAAGCTTTACTGTAATAGAAAAGGATGATTAACTTACGAATACGCTTGCGTGCATCCAAATAGGCGGCGTTGATGGCATCGTAGGTGATGCACGTTCCCGGACCATTGTTGTATGGACCcctgcaaataaaataaagtgaaaGTGATTTAAATTGACAATAACAAGCAATTTGTAGCTTATCACATGCTAACCACACTCCCAGTCCACCCACGCTTTCCTGCAAGCCTGCGCACTGGCAGATAATCAAATTATTGCCGGGCCAGCGCGTTACCCGGTTACGAAGTAAGGATAATGTCAAGTTGTGGCATCAGTTCGTGAAGTGAGTTTGTGGAAGCAGCATCGCCAGCATGAAGCCTACTAAATTGGAGCAGGCTCAACACAGACTGGCACAAATACTAGATGGTTATTCACCAGATTATCTCACCAAGTCGTTCCAGGATCTGGTTAAGAATTCTTGCCAGCATGATcagatatttaaaaagttgattaagtttctgaaagcaatgcttttggccatttttctGTTGTTAGGTGTAAAGTACTATTATGAGGAAATGCAGGGAAAAGTATGCCAAATAGGAGAATctcttttgttttataaagAAATCTTAATATTTCAGAACTGTGTCCTTGCTCTGCCGCGCACTCTGCGATATGCACTCCGACCTCCTGAGTCTTGTGACTTTTGTGCGAAAATCAAAAATGTGCCACGTCTTCAGAACCTTAGTCCTCAAGAATTTGAGAGAAAATACGCCTACAATGCCGCGCCAGTTATTGTCAGCGATGCCACACAAAATTGGACTGCAGTTCGGGTAATACTATCGAAATCAATATTTAagataataaaacaagaaataaaGTAATCTTTCTTAGCTCTTCAACTACGGATATTTCCACGATGTGTATGCCAAGGCCAAGCAGAAAAACCAAATAAGGGACTGCCAATTCTTGCCCTACAAAACGGGCTTCCAGGACATTTACGAAGCTTTGGACATGCCGCAGGGTAGAGTGAATCTAAAGCCAGGTGAAAAGCCCTGGTACTTCGGGTGGAGCAATTGTCATGCGGAAACTGCAGAGGAGTTTCGGCGTCACTATGGAAGGCCCTATTTCCTGCCCGAAAAGTCGGAGAATAATGCAGTTGATTGGTTTTTCATTGGAACTTCCGGCCTAGGGGCACAAATGCATGTGAGTTTAAATGCCTAGTGAGTATCAATTTTTAATACATTCCTTACAGATTGACAATGTAAGGTTGCCTTCGTGGCAGGCCCAACTGGCTGGCAGCAAACGCTGGCTGCTGGTGCCACCTCCCGAGTGCTATCTCCAGTGCAAGAGTTTCGACGTGGTGGTCCAGCAGGGAGACATAAGTAAGTAGGAGACACAATTTGGCATACCAGCCCCTAATCGGTGTCTCTGCAGTTGTCTTGGACACGAACAAATGGTACCACCAGACCTTTGTGCAGCCGGGAGCTATAAGTCTGACCATTGGGGCCGAGTACGACTAGATTCAACCGGCTGCAGGCGGTTTTTCCTCGTGACAGGAAACGGTTGCCACAACATCTCCATCGCCGTGCAACatacaaaacttaaaaaaaaataaaactaacaaATATGGTTAACTGTTACTGTTGAAGTAACAAACTTAACTTTAACATTGCATTTGCCGGGTATCCATAATATGTATATTGTCGCTCTGTTTTGCCAGCCGGTTTGTTAATTAAATGCCAAAACACGCAAATTTCTTATGTCGAGCAGCTGCTCGAGAAAATCTCCCCAAAAATGGGGGCCAGCAACTTCCTCGAATGGTGCGACATGTAAAACGCGTGTCAGGCGACAACGATGCGTGTTAACAATGCGTAAGTATTAAGTAATTACAACAACAGCAGGAGCAGCCGTGCAGAAAATATGCATTTAAAGGCATTGCCCACTATATGCAATGGAAAATGGTTTCCAATAAATGCAACATTTATCACAAACTTTCCATAGTTGCACCACCTTCACTCGATGCATTCAGTGGCTTTTAAAGACTGAGTAGAAGAAAATGTATCCTTATCCTTACACCTACATTTTTAGTTTCAATATAAAGCAAAggccaatttattttttctctaaACTATAAACTTTATAAGAGTATTACCCCATCGGGATTTATAATGGAAAAGGtttgtacatattttttggtCAAATTTGTCAAATTGAAATCGAAAATGGCAAAGCCAGGCACTCAACTGGTCTGCTGGCTAAATTTTCGGCAAAAAAGCACTCACACTGCTTTAAAATTTACGGCACCCGGTAAGTTCAATGTGCGCATAGCCCGAGTTTTGGGCCAACTAGAAAGTGGCTTGCATGCGGCACGCACTGAATTTTCCAGCCCACTCCCCTAGACTCCCGTCTGGATCCCATCGAACTCGTCCCGCCCCAGACACGGACTTGTACTTGTTATCCTGATTgtagtgctgctgctgctgatgctgtgGCAAAGTAAAAACTAATGTTTTGAATCTTAACTGGCGATGGCGATGCGAATTCAATATGGGATCGCAGGTGCGCAGCTTCAACGACAACCGCCAACACTTCCTGCTCGGTATTGAGTTGCAGCGGAGCAGCACatgcggcgtatgcgtaatattgtGAATAATTGCAAAAGCGTGTTGTAAACTCGCTggcaaaatattcaaatatcaTTTATCTATTCGAGCGTGAGTCTTTCGGCCTCTTGGcgtttatttcatttttcttcctttttttttccttttttttgtgggctACTTCGCTTACGCAGACACTGAAGAGGGAGATTCAGAtggagatacagatacagatgcagTTGCAACTTCAATTGCAGACTCCCAGCAGACATTGCAGACGAAAGTGGCCAACGCAAAACCTGTATTTAACTTTTAAGTAGGTTGTTGCGGCcaatttttctgcatttttcccCAACTGACCGCAACGCAGCCACTCAGTCAACAACCAGGTTCAATAGCCAGGCCAAAGTCAGCGGTAACGACTTTGGCAGACTCACGTTTTGATGCCCGGCGACCCCAAAAATTAGCTCCACTTCTCAGTGACCCCCGCACTCCAAAAATGCAGAGACAATCGAGCAATTGAACAATTTGCAATCTCTATCTAGATCGTGTGACATTTAAAACATAGATATCTGCTGGCATAAGTGATACACAgcaaaaaactacaaaaggAATTCGATATGAAGATGGCAGTATGCACATAACTACTTGGttccattttttataaaaactaaagGATGGTTTTTCACTGCTTTGGCTTCAATAACAAAGGCTTGGGCTGAGTAAAAAATTGTCCAAAAATACCCTaattatatttcaaaaaaagtttCCTTCTTCTGTAATTTGATATTTCTTTTCGGTACACATTGAAGTTCAGTTCAGGAGGCATTGTATGTTGGCAGCGTTTCAAAGTCACTTTTCGAAATCATCTCGAGACAAAAGTTTGCCATCAATGGGACTGAAGCCCCACGGCAGCTCaggtgtttttattttattttatgtgtttttccttttttttctttttggcatCTGCAAGTGTTGCAACGCCATTTGTTTGGGCTGCTGTTGCCTTGCTATTTTTGTttgcggctttttgtcgtgcggtttgattttttttcgcttactAATAAATCGCACCGGTCTGTCATGTGACTTCATGATGCGTCCGTCTGCATCACATCACGCTGCAGCCAAAGCTGAAGCTGAGGCAAAAACTGACGCTGTCGTCGCCATTCGAggccaaaaaccatttgcTGATTGCTGTTAACGAGGTTCTATGACAGCCCGTAAAGCATTAGAAGTCATCATTTCAACCAAGAACCCATTTTCATTGGCATATGTTTGGTTTACAAAGGGAAAACAAATCTGTTCCCTAAACTACTATATAAGTCGTAAAAACCATTCAACTATATTCCAAGGAAGTTCAGTAAAGTTGAGCTTAGTGATGAGAGTGAGATCTTAGGAGATTATTTATCTGATGGTAGCCCTTAATATGACACTTTCAGGTCAAGCTAAAAGCtttcaaaaatgtcaaaaaagtGCAGTTTGGTTTATTATTTGTGTCTTAAAAACCATAAGCCATAAAACCATATGGAATTTCTTCAATAAGTGCAGCTTTCGTTAATATTGTTGTCGCACACAAGAAGGAAAGTTAAGTTGCCAAGAAAACGTATTCTAGTATCCTTAGATGTCCGGTTTTTAGTGTGCATTATAAAAAAGCCAAGAACCCTGCCCTTGGCCTCAAAACACTAAAGCTAGAAACACGATAAACTCATTGAAAaccttttgattttttataataaaataaaagatccCTAAATCAAACTGTTTGAGTAGCCTTTTTGACATCAATGAAGACGTTGGCTGTCAAATATTGCTAAAATATTAGCATATAGTAGCAACTCTGGTGCAACCACATCGCTCAGCAGGCCCCcgcaaacaaaaatatacaaatatataggCTGAGGTATGCACGAATGTACCTCTATATCCCTGGGCATTGCCGCATGAAAACATCAACGTCAGCAGGCGGTTGCCGAATGATTGCTGCCGCTGTTTCTGCGGCTAATGATTAGCTCAAAGCTCGTGTGCTCTGTTGTAGTAGGTGTAGAGCCATGTTGCCACTGCTCAAACAAGCTGCTCAAACAGCAGCGACCAAGATTTATGGGTGTCAGTTGGACATATGCACACCGAGAAATAAATGGAACTTGAGTGGTAGTTTGGGTTAATTCTAGTTTTGCACCTAgatattttcagtttttttattttttacatattaGTCATATATTTTCCAAgaattttgtattcttttttAAGAAATGTAGACTCCTGTATACACTCTTTGTTTTCCCCTGCAACCTATCCCCGtctatgtttaaatatttaagcaacAAACATAACCCAGAATGCCACCTAGACATTTTTCTTTCATACTAATAGTACACACACAGTTTCTATTTGTACTTACAAAGTGCCGCGGAATAGGTTCACATTGTAGTCATAGACGGAAGAACGACCGGGTCCGGCCAAGAGGAGGGCACAATCCGAGCCATGAGCCGTCTGAAGTTGTTCGCCAAACTGATGATATTGCGCATGCGCCACAGCCACCAGAGATAGTAGAAGTattctgaaaaaaataaatatttaaaaaagaagtAGGTAAATTAATACGTTACGAGAATGTATGCACACATGTCGAGAAGGCGAAACGCCCCTTTGACAAATAGAAACACGCCTGCGGTCAAAAGCATTAATCAGTCAGGCAGTTGGTATGCACAGTGGACATAGCATTTTGAGCAAACTTCACTTTTAGACAAAGGTGTTGTTAATgggttattaaatttaaaaattgaataattcaTACAATCGAGTTTATACTGTAGCTGGCAGCTGGCTGGTGATCGGCAGTCTACGGACACAGTACCTCCCGTAGACCAAAGTGCATTGTCTTTCGGCTGGCCATTGTTTCGGGCGTTTCTTTATCTGTCGGCAATTGAAGTTTTTAGGGGGAGTCTGACATCTGACATTTGGCAACCttgcttttattttgtggCTTTAATGTGCTCAGATTTATGACTTGTGGCGAGTGTTAATcgctttttggcttttgtcgCCACGTTCAAAAcgaaagccaaaaacaaaaaccccacATTTTCGGGCAATTGTTAACGGCTTTTGATAAAGTATTAAGTAGTATAAGGTATTGATTGGCATTGTTATTGCAGCCTTCGGCAGCGGCCAATAGTGAAAGTGTCTGTGTTTGATGACCAAAGCATTCCATGCAACTTATATAACCAAAAACAAGGCTTGCCTAAAACACCCTTTGGTCTGGATTACTGCGATTGCTTCTTGGCCtctttgaaattaattaatttactcATTAATCGATTTGAATTTTTgagtattttaatttaactcGTTTATCCACCTAACAGGGAATATATATAATGGTTTGCAAAATAGATTAGGAGATACTTGATCTCAACGCATATTCAATTTTTCACAGCTTAATGCCGATTTATTATTCGGGTTtactttgatttatttattatttgatttctAGCTGATATTtgttttcttcaaaaacattAATAAATCTACAGGCGAATTTTTAAGACGCTTTCTGATTGTCGATAATAACTGAAGTTTGAATAACCGCCGATACACTCGGTAATAAATTGTGAAAGtgttttgcttttcttttgcCATCTATCGAGGGTCTCGTTTTGACGAAGGGCATCCAACTCCCTGGGCATCAGTTTTGCTTATATAAGTGTTAAGAGAAACAATAACGCACTTAAGTCCTTTCACTTTTCATTTGACAGTTGCGGCTTTCTTTTCCACTGACCAAGTAAAATGAGATACCTTTTATGGATATCCCATTTCGAAGGTTCACTGAACTCGATAATGCACCTGCTTCATTCTCGGTGAACGGACTACTTTTAGTATTTGCGCACATGTctgatttaaaaacaaaacagcatTATGGTTCTGACATATAAATAGCAGCTTTGATGGCACAATTCCCATTCGAAATtgcataatatttttgaaaacgaCATGAGGTCTGTGGCTATAATTCTCCTTATAGCCTTAAGCTGTCTGGCTTTGGCTGAAGGAACATCGGTTCGATGCGAAAGGCCTTGCACGAGAGAATTCGATCCTATTTGCGGCTACTGGAAGCAAAGGGACGGCACTAGTGTTTGCACATTTTCGAATAAGTGCGCCTTCGAAAATCAAAAATGCAGGGGACAAGGTATTAGTTATTAAGTTTAAagttaatataaaaattaatgaaattattatttacagAATGGATTGTCGCTCACTGGGGCTCATGCAAAGACGCCACCCGAGACTGCGATGCTCTTCTAAGGCGGATGCCGTAATTTTCTTATTCAATATTTACGCAAATATACCAAGCAAGCAATTTGAAAATTACGTGTTCCTAGTCATATTTTATCCAGCTTTGATTTATCACAAGCGTTGGAAATTAACAGAAGATTTGCCCAATGTTGGTCATAATTTTCAGTTTACAACTGGCACGACTTGCAACTTTACGCTTCTCAGGCTTAATCCGCGTTAAATGCTTATTAAAACTCGTTACCAGCTTGTTGCTTTCATTtcggttttatatttttcgcACAGAAATGAATTTGGTTCAAGGTTGCCCTTAAAATATGTAATTCACTGAAACCAACATATTTACGAACCGAAAAAGTCCATGGACCATGGAGCGTGTGGTCGACATTTTTCACTAGTTTATGATCGCTATGGAGTGCTCAGTTCATTAGCCATCATGACAGGGCAATTAGAATGCAAACAAAACGCAATCGCCCACACAGACTCAGTGTGTTTCTTGGCTGACATGACACGCCCATACGCGTGGCCATAATCGGGCGACAAGGGGGGATAATCGCTGAGATCGGAGGTGAATTGATCTCGAATTCAGTGCAGACTTAATTGCCACAACCGGACGGAGGAACGGAAAAGTCTGAGATGCAGATCAGAGTTGCAGGCCAGCGGGCCACTGCGTAAGTCAATTAATTGTTGCTCGCCTTTGGGGCGACAGCTTTTGTGAAAGGCTGCACGCAACGTCCTTCTGGCCaacctgccactgccactgcaaaGCCAAAGCTGCTGCAAAAGCCAACTTGCCAATTTATGCGCACTGCTACAGCTCGCATGCATATGCAATCTTTACACCTGCCCGCAAGAGTCAATTAATTTTGGATCGTCGATGGCTGGCCAAACGACTTTTACATAAATCGCCGCCGCTTTGGCTTATCTAAGGCACTTGGTCACAGAAGGTTGTttcttttaaacatttttttttgatggcACACATTTCTGTGGGTTATATGTGCTAAATGTCCCCAAACAAAGAACGGGCGCAGTTTTCCAATTATAGTCACCATATGGGACCTCAACCATATTTTGTGAATATTTTAAAGCGCATCCAAAAGTTGACATTTgctaataatatattttttccttcGGCAGCGGTACCTTAATTGCCTCGATGCATTGTTAGACAATGCAAAGAGCTGCTGATTGTATCGCGGGGCCTGCTCTGATGCTACTTATGTCATCTTTGCGCCGTAATACCTGCGCCCAAGCCCAGTCCCAAAGAGGGGCGTGACAAGTACAGAGGACTTTTTGTCGTTGGGCTCTTTCTTTGTTTGCCAAGATGCTGCATGTGGCAGCTTTTTTGTCAGCTTGCCACATCGGTCGCATTGTTGTGTTGGATGCTTGTATGTAAATTTCCCCGCCTACCTGCTCTTTTGCTGCTAGTTTCTAGTTAGTTTTTGATGTCATGTAAATGTGTGGAAATGGCTTTTGTAATGCACAGAGAAATTCATGATTTATCTTCGCAGCGATTTCATTGATAGTTATTAATTATGATAAAATATATGAGACTGACTTAAATATTGTTTCCATGGGAAGGTTTTTACAACAACTTCACACAATCTCACTCGAAAAGTGAGGATGACATTGTGATTGCCTGATACTTGAGTGGAATTCACAAAACGAAGTAGGGAAGTTTATATGCTTTTATAAATCTCAATGGAAAATCTTTGCATAATCAAGAAAATGTCTTGATTGAACTTTAGTTAACCTGGTTGTAAACTGATCTGTAAGCAAAGTAATTATAAAAGTCATTTTAAAACCCCGCAAACCTGAATACGCAAAGCTCCCATTAGCGATCATTAATcattttactaaaaataaaccaatggTTAGTTAGAGGCTCTCAATAGCCACAAGACAAAGTGCCGGTGAAGTGAGTTGATGTGCAAATAC
The Drosophila bipectinata strain 14024-0381.07 chromosome 3R, DbipHiC1v2, whole genome shotgun sequence DNA segment above includes these coding regions:
- the LOC108131039 gene encoding uncharacterized protein, with the protein product MKPTKLEQAQHRLAQILDGYSPDYLTKSFQDLVKNSCQHDQIFKKLIKFLKAMLLAIFLLLGVKYYYEEMQGKNCVLALPRTLRYALRPPESCDFCAKIKNVPRLQNLSPQEFERKYAYNAAPVIVSDATQNWTAVRLFNYGYFHDVYAKAKQKNQIRDCQFLPYKTGFQDIYEALDMPQGRVNLKPGEKPWYFGWSNCHAETAEEFRRHYGRPYFLPEKSENNAVDWFFIGTSGLGAQMHIDNVRLPSWQAQLAGSKRWLLVPPPECYLQCKSFDVVVQQGDIIVLDTNKWYHQTFVQPGAISLTIGAEYD